The following are encoded in a window of Impatiens glandulifera chromosome 5, dImpGla2.1, whole genome shotgun sequence genomic DNA:
- the LOC124939293 gene encoding protein DOWNSTREAM OF FLC-like, which translates to MGGHTLLVLVLVSAALVVLSTAEEIGAVNSFKVIGRVYCDTCQCGYETNITTYITGAKVKLQCLDRINYRLKYEAEGETNENGEYVIYVKGDKGDDMCDVSLVSSSLDGCDKVDTGRDRSRVSLTGYNGLVDEIRHANAMGFMINEPLGSCTMVLKQYQDNADV; encoded by the exons ATGGGCGGTCATACGTtgttggtattggtattggtatcgGCAGCTTTGGTGGTTCTATCCACGGCGGAGGAAATCGGTGCGGTCAACTCCTTCAAAGTCATAGGAAGAGTTTACTGCGATACATGTCAATGTGGATATGAAACCAACATCACCACCTACATCACAg GTGCTAAAGTCAAACTTCAATGCCTCGACAGGATCAACTATAGGTTGAAATACGAGGCCGAAGGCGAAACAAATGAAAATGGAGAATATGTGATCTACGTAAAGGGAGACAAAGGGGATGACATGTGCGACGTATCCCTCGTAAGCAGCTCATTAGACGGATGTGACAAAGTTGACACTGGCCGAGATAGGTCACGTGTCAGTCTCACAGGTTACAATGGACTAGTCGATGAAATTCGTCATGCAAATGCCATGGGTTTTATGATCAATGAACCATTGGGAAGCTGCACAATGGTGCTGAAACAGTACCAAGACAATGCTGATGTATAA
- the LOC124939294 gene encoding enolase-phosphatase E1-like: protein MAASPSPVNSVAGVAKIKNSDQGITGGGGPSSITSAGAATTEIPAKDVKSKTSAVNSSTAKRPDNNQNLVRNAGPVVASSTLNSAQDMKKNNDEKSKMNTTNSTASGSSNVSARKQDEKPDKNMGRNTESVGASSLNSAQKDQKSKMNTINPTASGSSINSSEKSADDARKKKQDEKPNQNMARNTEPVAGSSLNSVQDVKKINEQKSQMNPTKQDEKPNKNMGRNTESVAGSSMNSAQDAKKINEQKSQMNTSSEKSAHDARNKKQDEKPNKNMGRNTESVVGSSLNFAQDAKKINDEKSKMSTSTSGSINSPEKLTDNVRKKNQDEKPNKNMVRNTEPITGSSMNSAQDGKKMNDEKSKMNPTASGSINSSEKLTDDLRKKSQDEKPNKNMGRNTESVAASTLNSAQDTKKTNDEKSKMNPTTSGSINSSEKTADDVRKKNQDEKPNQNMVRNTEPITGSSLNSVPDVKKKTDEICKMNIMNHMAAGNIISSEKSTDDVQKKKQEEPSSVNSVKDVKTKNPSTEKTINDVSKKKQDEIPNKNMVRNAEPINDMKQTDNEISKRNVLNIAGSTVGNAESVVTKPVNSVEISKTNPVTNKNTVGNAEPIITSSANSTKQTDNEISKRNIANNAVIGNITSPANQVVDDVRKKNMAADSPNIVKKKNDEISKTGNITSSEKPNKNMAGNSADSPIVLSQKKNTEEKSKSTNPTIAAGNIDKSTTTKKKDEKPDKNMVKNAEPISRKIEEKSQTKKQDEKPNNNAAMTTSQETSMGRGKEKKNDDTSSATQGKSSIRDLVSRNKEEKVSGNSLQEVKKKNDDKSSNMTTAMTNAAAAAASATVTSPEDSVKGVKKKKVQQQ, encoded by the coding sequence ATGGCTGCATCACCTTCGCCGGTTAATTCCGTCGCTGGTGTTGCAAAGATCAAAAATTCCGATCAGGGTATCACCGGAGGAGGAGGACCATCCTCCATAACTTCCGCCGGAGCCGCCACCACGGAGATTCCGGCCAAGGATGTGAAATCCAAAACGAGTGCTGTAAATTCTTCCACAGCTAAAAGACCcgataataatcaaaatttggTCAGAAATGCAGGACCGGTCGTAGCATCATCGACGTTGAATTCTGCTCAAGATATGAAGAAAAACAATGACGAGAAATCCAAAATGAATACTACAAATTCTACGGCTTCAGGTAGTAGTAATGTATCTGCCAGGAAGCAAGATGAAAAACCTGATAAAAATATGGGTAGAAACACAGAATCTGTTGGAGCATCGTCTTTGAATTCTGCTCAAAAGGACCAGAAATCCAAAATGAATACTATAAATCCCACTGCTTCAGGTAGCAGCATCAATTCATCAGAAAAATCGGCTGATGATGCAAGGAAGAAGAAGCAAGATGAAAAACCCAATCAAAATATGGCTAGAAACACAGAACCTGTTGCAGGATCATCGTTGAATTCGGTGCAAGATGTGAAGAAAATCAACGAACAGAAATCCCAAATGAATCCAACTAAGCAAGATGAAAAACCCAATAAAAACATGGGCAGAAACACAGAATCTGTTGCAGGGTCGTCAATGAATTCTGCTCAAGATGCGAAGAAAATCAACGAACAGAAATCCCAAATGAACACTTCATCAGAAAAATCGGCCCATGATGCAAGGAATAAGAAGCAAGATGAAAAACCCAATAAAAACATGGGGAGAAACACAGAATCCGTTGTAGGATCCTCGTTGAATTTTGCTCAAGATGCGAAGAAAATCAATGACGAGAAATCCAAAATGAGTACTTCTACTTCTGGTAGCATCAATTCACCAGAAAAATTGACTGATAATGTAAGGAAGAAGAATCAAGATGAAAAACCCAATAAAAACATGGTCAGAAACACGGAACCCATTACAGGATCATCGATGAATTCTGCTCAAGATGGGAAGAAAATGAACGACGAGAAATCCAAAATGAATCCTACTGCTTCCGGTAGCATCAATTCATCAGAAAAATTGACAGATGATCTAAGGAAGAAGAGCCAAGATGAAAAACCCAATAAAAACATGGGCAGAAACACAGAATCCGTTGCAGCATCAACATTGAATTCTGCTCAAGATACGAAGAAAACGAACGACGAGAAATCCAAAATGAATCCTACTACTTCCGGTAGCATCAATTCATCAGAAAAAACGGCCGATGATGTAAGGAAGAAGAACCAAGATGAAAAACCCAATCAAAACATGGTCAGAAACACAGAACCCATTACAGGATCGTCGTTGAATTCTGTCCCAGATGTGAAGAAAAAGACAGATGAGATATgcaaaatgaatattatgaatCATATGGCCGCTGGAAACATCATATCATCTGAAAAATCAACCGATGATGTgcagaagaagaaacaagaagAACCCTCATCGGTAAATTCTGTCAAGGATGTGAAGACTAAGAATCCTTCGACTGAAAAAACGATCAATGATGTAAGTAAGAAGAAACAAGATGAAATACCCAATAAGAACATGGTCAGAAACGCGGAACCCATCAATGATATGAAGCAAACGGATAACGAGATATCAAAAAGGAATGTTTTAAATATCGCCGGAAGCACTGTTGGAAATGCAGAATCGGTTGTGACAAAGCCTGTAAATTCTGTCGAGATATCAAAAACAAATCCGGTAACCAACAAGAACACGGTCGGAAACGCAGAACCCATTATAACCTCGTCGGCGAATTCTACCAAGCAAACGGATAACGAGATATCGAAAAGGAATATTGCAAATAATGCGGTAATCGGAAACATCACATCACCTGCAAATCAAGTAGTCGATGATGTACGAAAGAAGAACATGGCTGCAGATTCACCAAATATTGTGAAGAAAAAGAATGACGAGATATCAAAAACCGGAAACATAACATCATCTGAAAAACCCAACAAGAACATGGCTGGAAACTCAGCAGATTCACCCATTGTGTTATCGCAGAAGAAAAACACTGAAGAGAAATCCAAATCTACAAACCCAACAATTGCTGCCGGAAACATCGATAAATCGACGACGacgaagaagaaagatgaaaaaCCCGACAAAAACATGGTGAAAAACGCAGAACCCATATCGAGAAAGATTGAGGAGAAATCACAAACGAAGAAACAAGATGAAAAACCCAATAATAACGCAGCAATGACAACAAGCCAAGAAACTTCAATGGGTAGaggaaaagagaagaaaaacgaTGACACCAGCAGCGCAACACAAGGAAAAAGTTCAATTAGGGATTTAGTAAGCAGAAATAAGGAAGAAAAAGTTTCAGGGAATTCGTTACAGGAAGTAAAGAAGAAAAACGATGATAAATCTTCAAATATGACAACGGCAATGACGAACGCTGCTGCTGCGGCAGCTTCGGCGACTGTGACATCGCCGGAGGATTCAGTGAAGGGTGTCAAGAAAAAGAAGGTACAACAACAATAA
- the LOC124938671 gene encoding type I inositol polyphosphate 5-phosphatase 5, which yields MGLINQKIKDCSFVSISERHGDFGIEGLNLSNFERPMQTATAVVQDFRIFVGTWNVGGRAPHQELNLEEFLQVEGSSDVYVLGFQEIVPLSAGNVLVIEDNEPAVRWLTLINQALNYKPSLSDQQNQASFDSSAVSNSMSNPSSKDSSKTHFFRKPSLKALSKNLRTADSSLLKACNCYLDSRNNEERPTGRRKTRKLLQDQGAAAGGSVRGHDPSMEEFMSTAGITTTTAGGGGGGPASSPTGGGNYSLVASKQMVGIFLTIWARKELMQHIAHLRISCLGRGIMGCLGNKGCISISLSLHQTSLCFVCSHLASGEKEGDEIKRNSDVAQILKSIQFPKICKHPTRTMPERIIDHDRTIWLGDLNYRVSLSYDETKLLLEDNNWDSLLEKDQLNLEKEAGRVFTGWKEGKIFFAPTYKYSQNSDSYAGENTKSKKKRRTPAWCDRILWKGGGVEQLSYVRGESRFSDHRPVCAVFGVEVEILNKNSKFRKGYSCAASGGVVEYYEEDDCVPKRHSFYDF from the exons atgggtTTGATTAATCAAAAGATTAAAGATTGTTCATTTGTTTCTATATCAGAAAGACATGGAGATTTCGGAATCGAGGGATTAAACTTATCCAACTTCGAACGACCCATGCAAACCGCCACCGCCGTCGTTCAAGATTTCCG GATATTTGTTGGAACATGGAATGTAGGTGGAAGAGCACCTCATCAAGAACTCAATCTTGAAGAATTTCTTCAAGTTGAAGGATCATCTGATGTATATGTTCTGGG GTTTCAGGAAATAGTTCCGTTAAGTGCAGGAAACGTTCTAGTAATAGAAGACAATGAACCAGCAGTTAGATGGTTAACATTAATCAATCAAGCACTTAATTACAAACCATCTCTATCCGATCAACAAAACCAAGCTTCATTTGATTCCAGCGCGGTTTCTAATTCTATGTCAAATCCCAGTTCAaaagattcatcaaaaacacattttttcagAAAACCATCTTTGAAAGCATTGAGTAAGAATTTGAGGACGGCGGATAGTAGTCTTCTTAAGGCATGTAATTGTTACCTTGATTCAAGGAATAATGAAGAACGGCCAACGGGTAGGAGGAAGACTAGGAAGTTGTTGCAGGATCAAGGGGCGGCTGCGGGTGGATCTGTTCGTGGACATGATCCGAGTATGGAAGAGTTTATGTCGACAGCGGGGATTACTACGACGACAgcgggtggtggtggtggtggtccGGCGTCGTCACCTACGGGTGGTGGGAATTATAGTTTGGTTGCGAGTAAACAAATGGTGGGTATTTTTTTGACGATTTGGGCGAGGAAGGAATTGATGCAACATATTGCACATTTGAGGATATCTTGTTTGGGACGAGGTATTATGGGCTGCTTAGGCAACAAG GGATGTATATCAATAAGTCTGTCACTACATCAAACGAGCCTATGCTTTGTTTGTAGTCACTTAGCCTCTGGGGAGAAAGAGGGAGATGAAATAAAAAGGAATTCAGACGTGGCCCAAATTCTTAAGAGCATTCAATTCCCCAAGATTTGCAAGCATCCTACAAGGACCATGCCCGAAAGGATCATAGATCATGA TCGGACTATATGGTTAGGTGACTTGAATTATCGGGTTTCTTTGAGCTATGATGAGACGAAATTGTTATTGGAGGATAATAATTGGGATTCTCTACTAGAGAAGGATCAG TTGAACTTAGAAAAAGAGGCCGGAAGAGTGTTTACTGGTTGGAAAGAAGGAAAGATTTTCTTCGCACCAACTTACAAGTATTCTCAAAATTCCGATTCTTATGCCGGAGAAAATACCAAATCCAAGAAGAAGCGACGTACACCTGCATG GTGCGACAGAATATTATGGAAAGGAGGTGGAGTAGAACAATTATCGTATGTAAGAGGGGAATCGAGATTCTCAGACCATCGGCCAGTTTGTGCAGTGTTTGGAGTGGAAGTGGagattcttaataaaaatagcAAATTCAGGAAAGGGTATTCTTGTGCTGCATCTGGGGGTGTGGTTGAATATTACGAAGAAGACGATTGTGTTCCAAAGCGCCATAGTTTCTACGACTTCTAA
- the LOC124938672 gene encoding uncharacterized protein LOC124938672: MGEDNPAGENPRKRPALSDISNRPVKKGLLIIKGQPRRKYKDGEAHQVNDKDKLSQGIGNVGKERCGSKRSINDNSVISKKACISEPNYTEINSLKGNFVSGMLKITSAVQQTGTVPSSSIHSLQDNARFGRVTSDVVPSNSILGKETVVQKDFNEVCADGLVLSQEGSSVGLPILHTSQGSNSCALERCTQIKEKCTTQQSDIDMIKDCSCPLCVKAAYIWSDLLYQDFKGRISAIEKSRKQANMLVQRNSSNMGTSVQQGPDSCSKLESDLMCQWKFLFQSMENILGSEARQLEGSLLELNDLREHFKKDLDEINQKSAAKE; the protein is encoded by the exons ATGGGAGAAGATAATCCAGCAGGTGAGAATCCTAGGAAACGCCCTGCTTTGAGCGATATAAGCAATCGACCAGTAAAGAAAGGATTGTTAATCATTAAGGGTCAACCACGACGTAAATACAAAGATGGAGAAGCTCACCAGGTTAATGATAAGGATAAATTGAGCCAAGGTATTGGAAATGTAGGTAAAGAGAGATGTGGATCCAAGCGCAGCATTAATGATAACAGTGTTATAAGTAAGAAGGCTTGTATTTCAGAACCCAACTACACTGAGATTAACTCACTGAAGGGAAATTTTGTATCTGGAATGTTAAAAATAACATCTGCAGTCCAGCAAACTGGTACAGTCCCCTCCAGCAGTATTCATTCACTGCAGGACAATGCTCGTTTTGGAAGAGTTACCTCTGATGTTGTACCAAGCAATAGCATTTTAGGCAAGGAGACTGTGGTTCAGAAAGATTTCAATGAAGTTTGTGCCGATGGCTTGGTTTTGAGTCAAGAGGGATCATCTGTTGGATTACCAATATTACACACATCTCAAGGTTCTAATTCTTGTGCACTTGAAAGATGCACTCAGATAAAGGAAAAATGCACCACTCAGCAGTCAGATATTGATATGATCAAAGATTGCAGTTGTCCTTTGTGTGTTAAAG CTGCTTATATTTGGTCGGACCTTCTCTATCAAGATTTCAAAGGTCGAATATCAG CAATTGAGAAGAGTCGGAAGCAAGCAAACATGTTGGTTCAGAGAAACAGCAGTAATATGGGAACTAGTGTACAACAAGGTCCAGATAGCTGTTCAAAGTTGGAATCTGATCTTATGTGCCAGTGGAAGTTCCTCTTTCAGTCTATGGAAAATATACTAGGTTCTGAAGCAAGACAACTA GAAGGTAGTCTTTTGGAATTGAATGATCTGCGAGAACATTTCAAAAAAGATCTAGACGAAATAAACCAGAAGTCTGCTGCGAAAGAATAG
- the LOC124939296 gene encoding uncharacterized protein LOC124939296 encodes MGGVINCDLRIIRAKNVEMKSEGQLFVRCFLPAGNSQRVRIDTREILLGSSPLVWDQSFSLECHDNNFIMSGPMLIEVELRWRSVVPVIGKLRGSQLLGRAEIPWENITMDSPKIMKMEKWLIMNSSGGAKHGHDVKTSAVEISLMVTLPATNCLIGDVESRRKRRRRNRMVNAEEHCGCNRNSLSYEVLAMAAAFEVL; translated from the coding sequence ATGGGAGGTGTTATAAACTGCGATCTTAGAATTATTAGAGCTAAGAACGTCGAGATGAAGTCCGAGGGTCAATTATTTGTGAGATGCTTTCTCCCCGCAGGAAATAGTCAACGAGTTCGAATAGACACCCGTGAAATCTTGTTGGGTTCTAGTCCTCTTGTTTGGGAccaatctttctctcttgaatGTCATGACAACAATTTTATAATGAGTGGGCCGATGCTTATAGAGGTGGAGCTTCGGTGGAGGAGCGTGGTACCGGTGATTGGGAAACTTAGAGGATCACAACTCCTTGGTAGGGCTGAGATCCCATGGGAGAATATTACGATGGATTCCCCGAAGATCATGAAGATGGAGAAATGGCTCATCATGAATTCATCGGGTGGGGCTAAGCATGGTCATGATGTGAAGACATCGGCTGTTGAAATAAGTTTGATGGTAACGCTACCAGCTACAAATTGTTTGATCGGGGATGTAGAGTCGAGGAggaaaaggagaagaagaaataggATGGTGAATGCTGAAGAACATTGCGGGTGCAATAGAAATTCACTTTCGTACGAGGTTCTTGCAATGGCGGCTGCCTTCGAGGTTTTGTAA